One genomic window of Parasteatoda tepidariorum isolate YZ-2023 chromosome 9, CAS_Ptep_4.0, whole genome shotgun sequence includes the following:
- the LOC107441080 gene encoding phosducin-like protein 3: MEDPNADTQWNDALRRVGVLPQKEKAITEEEIINIVDNTVEEKIRKEAEKAIEDFSLEELELIEDEEDERVLLEYRQKRIAEMKEAASKDIFGDVRDISAADYVEQVNKAGSGIWVVLHLYKPAIPLCAMINNYMHTLARKFKDVKFLKSISDTCIEGYPDKNLPTLFIYYEGQLKEKFIGQEAFGNLAFKADELEWMLSEVGVLKTDLECNPRRPVQDVLLSSLRGNYDNDDNDW; the protein is encoded by the exons ATGGAG GATCCTAATGCGGACACTCAATGGAACGATGCCCTGCGAAGAGTAGGTGTTCTGCCTCAAAAGGAGAAAGCCATCACAGAAgaagaaattataaacattGTGGACAACACTGTAGAAGAGaaaataagaa aagaagCTGAGAAAGCAATAGAAGATTTCTCGCTTGAAGAGCTTGAACTTATTGAAGATGAAGAAGATGAAAGAGTTTTACTGGAATACAG GCAGAAGAGAATAGCTGAGATGAAGGAAGCAGCTTCTAAAGATATATTTGGCGATGTTCGAGATATATCGGCTGCTGATTATGTAGAACAAGTAAATAAGGCTGGTTCTGGAATCTGGGTGGTTCTCCATCTTTACAAACCTGC CATTCCTTTGTGTGCGATGATCAATAATTACATGCATACTCTGGCAAGAAAATTCAAAGATGTCAAATTTCTGAAGAGCATTTCAGATACATGCATTGAAGGATACCCTGACAAAAATCTGCCCACGCTTTTCATCTATTACGAGGGACAACTGAAAGAGAAGTTTATTGGACAGGAAGCATTCGGAAATCTCGCATTTAAGGCAGACG agctTGAGTGGATGTTATCTGAAGTAGGGGTATTGAAAACGGATTTGGAGTGCAATCCTCGACGACCGGTCCAAGATGTCCTTCTTTCATCTTTAAGAGGAAACTATGACAACGATGATAATGATTGGTAA